In one window of Streptomyces sp. FXJ1.172 DNA:
- the ssb gene encoding single-stranded DNA-binding protein yields the protein MSVGETPLTIVGNLTDDPELRFTPSGVGMAKFSVASTPRSYDKTSGQWQDGTAMFLRCTAWRDLAQHIADSLTKGMRVVVTGRLRQHNWQTDQGENRSMLALEVDDIGPSLRFATTTVTRLQRTNGAVPAPSNGGWSTSPGAPATSGWGAPSTGDEPPF from the coding sequence ATGTCCGTGGGAGAGACCCCGCTCACCATCGTCGGCAACCTCACCGACGACCCCGAACTCCGCTTCACCCCCAGCGGCGTGGGCATGGCCAAGTTCTCCGTCGCCTCCACCCCGCGCAGCTACGACAAGACCTCCGGACAGTGGCAGGACGGCACCGCGATGTTCCTGCGCTGCACCGCATGGCGCGACCTTGCCCAGCACATCGCCGACAGCCTCACCAAGGGCATGCGCGTGGTCGTGACCGGCCGCCTGCGCCAGCACAACTGGCAGACGGACCAGGGCGAGAACCGCTCCATGCTCGCGCTGGAGGTGGACGACATCGGCCCGTCCCTGCGCTTCGCCACCACCACCGTCACCCGCCTCCAGCGCACCAACGGCGCCGTCCCGGCCCCGTCCAACGGTGGCTGGTCCACCAGCCCCGGGGCTCCGGCGACGTCCGGCTGGGGCGCGCCGTCGACCGGTGACGAGCCGCCGTTCTAG